A single genomic interval of Acidovorax sp. 1608163 harbors:
- a CDS encoding ABC transporter substrate-binding protein, with amino-acid sequence MWKLTKVAAVAVTLAAAVAAHAGEVEVLHYWTSGGEAKSAAELKKIMQAKGHTWRDFAVAGGGGDSAMTVLKSRVISGNPPSAAQTKGPAIQEWASEGVLANMDSLAKAEKWDDLLPKVVADIMKYKGAYVAAPVNVHRVNWMWGSSEALKKAGVAAMPKTWDEFFAAADKLKAAGLIPVAHGGQNWQDFTTFESVVLGVGGAKFYQDALIKLDDKALNSDTMKKSLETFRRIKSYTDPAAPGRDWNLATAMLIQGKAGFQLMGDWAKGEFLAANKQPGKDFMCAAAPGSANAYTFNVDSFILFKLKDAAAQKAQSDLASSIMSPEFQEVFNLNKGSIPVRAGQKMDKFDDCAKASAKDFTDTAKSGGLVPSVAHGMAIAPATEGAIKDAVSQFWNDDKISVADAMKKIATAAKNK; translated from the coding sequence ATGTGGAAGTTGACAAAAGTCGCCGCAGTCGCGGTCACCCTGGCTGCAGCCGTGGCTGCCCATGCGGGAGAGGTGGAGGTGTTGCATTACTGGACTTCGGGCGGCGAAGCCAAGTCGGCGGCCGAGCTCAAGAAGATCATGCAAGCCAAGGGCCACACATGGCGTGACTTTGCCGTGGCCGGCGGCGGCGGCGACAGCGCCATGACGGTGCTCAAGAGCCGTGTCATCTCGGGCAACCCTCCCTCTGCGGCGCAGACCAAGGGCCCTGCCATTCAGGAGTGGGCCTCTGAAGGCGTGCTGGCCAACATGGACTCACTGGCCAAGGCCGAGAAGTGGGATGACCTGCTGCCCAAGGTGGTCGCCGACATCATGAAGTACAAGGGCGCCTATGTGGCCGCCCCGGTCAACGTGCACCGCGTCAACTGGATGTGGGGCAGCTCCGAAGCCCTGAAAAAGGCTGGCGTGGCCGCCATGCCCAAGACCTGGGACGAGTTCTTTGCTGCGGCAGACAAGCTCAAGGCCGCTGGCCTGATCCCTGTGGCACACGGCGGCCAGAACTGGCAAGACTTCACCACATTTGAATCCGTGGTGCTGGGTGTGGGTGGCGCCAAGTTCTACCAGGACGCGCTGATCAAGCTCGACGACAAGGCCCTGAACAGCGACACCATGAAGAAGTCGCTGGAGACCTTCCGCCGCATCAAGAGCTACACCGACCCTGCTGCCCCTGGCCGCGACTGGAACCTGGCCACGGCCATGCTCATCCAGGGCAAGGCGGGCTTTCAGTTGATGGGCGACTGGGCCAAGGGTGAGTTCCTGGCCGCCAACAAGCAGCCCGGCAAGGACTTCATGTGCGCGGCAGCCCCTGGCTCGGCCAATGCCTACACCTTCAATGTGGACTCGTTCATCCTGTTCAAGCTCAAGGACGCAGCCGCGCAGAAGGCGCAGAGCGATCTGGCCAGCTCCATCATGAGCCCAGAGTTCCAGGAAGTGTTCAACCTGAACAAGGGCTCCATCCCGGTGCGTGCAGGCCAGAAGATGGACAAGTTTGACGACTGCGCCAAGGCCTCGGCCAAGGACTTCACCGACACCGCCAAGTCCGGTGGTCTCGTCCCCAGCGTAGCCCACGGCATGGCCATCGCGCCCGCCACCGAAGGCGCCATCAAGGACGCTGTCAGCCAGTTCTGGAACGACGACAAGATCAGCGTCGCCGATGCCATGAAGAAGATCGCGACCGCCGCGAAAAACAAGTAA
- a CDS encoding response regulator transcription factor, with translation MATILIVEDDALLLDALSGQLKQLNYSVCTATSVALGTAFLQEQAVDGIILDLGLPDADGLDLLTWARTHIEGLPVLILTARDGVDDRVRGLNAGADDYLTKPFNMQELQARLQAMLRRARQPAFTQASNAQGGPSTTIGSLHLDHNSRMAALDGVALELTQREWELLELLVHRCGEVVTREDVLAVWRASPPEPGQTAAPLNSNALEVYVHRLRKKLDQSSLNIRNIRGLGYMLNKP, from the coding sequence ATGGCCACGATACTGATCGTCGAAGACGACGCCCTGCTGCTGGACGCGTTGAGCGGACAACTCAAGCAACTTAATTACAGCGTCTGTACCGCGACCAGTGTGGCGCTAGGCACAGCGTTTTTGCAGGAGCAGGCGGTGGATGGAATCATCCTGGACCTGGGCCTGCCCGACGCCGACGGGCTGGACTTGCTCACCTGGGCACGCACCCACATCGAGGGGCTGCCCGTGCTCATCCTCACCGCCCGCGACGGGGTGGACGACCGCGTGCGCGGCCTGAACGCCGGGGCCGACGACTACCTCACCAAGCCCTTCAACATGCAGGAGCTGCAGGCCCGCCTGCAGGCCATGCTGCGCCGCGCGCGCCAGCCCGCCTTCACCCAGGCGAGCAACGCCCAGGGCGGCCCCAGCACCACCATTGGCAGCCTGCACCTGGACCACAACAGCCGCATGGCCGCGCTCGATGGTGTGGCGCTGGAGCTGACCCAGCGCGAATGGGAGCTGCTGGAGCTGCTGGTGCACCGCTGCGGCGAAGTGGTGACCCGCGAAGACGTGCTCGCCGTGTGGCGCGCCAGCCCGCCCGAGCCGGGGCAAACCGCCGCCCCGCTCAACTCCAACGCGCTGGAGGTGTACGTGCACCGCCTGCGCAAGAAGCTCGACCAATCCAGCCTCAACATCCGCAACATTCGGGGGTTGGGGTACATGCTGAATAAACCGTGA
- a CDS encoding sensor histidine kinase, with product MRQVPGVSLQRKLLLWLLLPQLVLWLSGGFLAWRIALQNGEKGIDQTLTQSVRALARQIKPIGDGLLVDFPKAAQDILEQDPADRITYMVSSPPGRFLLGNAQLPPPPPVNVLVDEPFLYHARVDDRPVRVALLDVNYGTGPTRQSLRVQVAQSLTVRERIAHELLEQLLLPMGMMGLVLSALVYAGVLRGLQPLKRLEAQIKRAGKRNHNPANPLPPIELTSAPQEVYSLASTINGLLEAVARGQQKEKRFLNDAAHQLRTPLAGLIGQTELALHESHEPEVRERLQKVLSAAERSAHLVHQLLQLARSESSVVMEPLNLPQLACEVARDWTAKALAAGIDLGYEGEEHLNVLGHPLLLREALNNLIDNALHYAGHGATVTVRVYITAPGMAALVVEDDGPGVPAAHLGDLFARFWRGSDKPGGCGLGLSIVEEIALRHGGETVAETAGPHGLRVGLRLPLA from the coding sequence ATGCGCCAAGTCCCCGGTGTTTCGCTTCAACGCAAGCTGCTGCTGTGGCTGCTGCTGCCGCAGTTGGTGCTGTGGTTGTCGGGTGGTTTTTTGGCGTGGCGGATTGCGCTGCAGAACGGCGAGAAGGGCATTGACCAGACGCTGACGCAGTCGGTGCGGGCGCTGGCGCGGCAGATCAAGCCCATTGGGGATGGGCTGCTGGTGGATTTTCCGAAGGCCGCGCAGGACATCCTGGAGCAAGACCCGGCCGACCGCATCACCTACATGGTGTCGTCTCCGCCCGGGCGGTTTTTGTTGGGCAATGCACAGCTGCCCCCGCCACCGCCAGTCAACGTGTTGGTGGACGAGCCGTTTCTCTACCACGCCCGGGTAGACGACCGCCCGGTGCGCGTGGCCCTGCTGGACGTGAACTACGGCACGGGCCCCACGCGCCAGAGCCTGCGCGTGCAGGTGGCGCAGAGCCTGACAGTGCGCGAGCGCATCGCGCATGAGCTGCTGGAGCAACTGCTGCTGCCCATGGGCATGATGGGCCTGGTGCTGAGCGCGCTGGTGTATGCCGGGGTGCTGCGCGGGCTGCAGCCCTTGAAGCGGCTGGAGGCGCAGATCAAACGCGCGGGCAAGCGCAACCACAACCCGGCCAACCCCTTGCCACCCATCGAGCTGACATCGGCCCCGCAAGAGGTCTATTCGCTGGCCAGCACCATCAACGGCCTGCTCGAAGCCGTGGCGCGCGGCCAGCAAAAGGAAAAGCGCTTTTTGAACGATGCCGCGCACCAGCTGCGCACGCCCCTGGCGGGCCTCATCGGCCAGACCGAGCTGGCCCTGCACGAAAGCCACGAGCCAGAAGTGCGCGAGCGGCTGCAGAAGGTGCTGTCGGCCGCAGAGCGCAGCGCCCACCTGGTGCACCAGCTGCTGCAGCTGGCCCGCTCTGAAAGCAGTGTGGTCATGGAGCCCCTGAACCTGCCGCAACTGGCCTGCGAGGTGGCCCGCGACTGGACGGCCAAGGCCCTGGCGGCGGGCATTGACCTGGGTTACGAAGGCGAGGAGCACCTGAACGTGCTGGGCCACCCCTTGCTGCTGCGCGAGGCGCTGAACAACCTGATCGACAACGCCCTGCACTACGCCGGGCATGGCGCCACTGTCACGGTGCGGGTGTACATCACCGCGCCGGGCATGGCCGCGCTGGTGGTGGAGGACGATGGGCCGGGCGTGCCAGCGGCCCACCTGGGGGATCTGTTCGCACGCTTTTGGCGCGGCTCAGACAAGCCCGGTGGCTGCGGGCTGGGCCTGTCGATTGTGGAAGAAATTGCGCTGCGCCACGGTGGCGAGACGGTGGCGGAAACGGCAGGCCCCCATGGGCTACGGGTCGGGCTGCGCCTGCCGCTGGCGTGA
- the tal gene encoding transaldolase: protein MNQLDALKQFTTVVADTGDFKQLAQFRPQDATTNPSLILKAVQKPEYAPLLQDTVAKFKGRPMDEIIDRLLVRFGCEILATVPGRVSTEVDARLSFDASATVTRAERIIELYQAEGIHIDRVLIKIAATWEGIQAAEQLERKGIHTNLTLLFSFAQAVACGQAKVQLISPFVGRIYDWYKKQAGASWDEAARAGANDPGVQSVTQIYNHYKRFGIATEVMGASFRNVGQITALAGCDLLTIAPELLAQLAASDAPLQRALNADEARAMDLPAVNYDEAGFRYALNEDAMATEKLAEGIRAFAVDAVKLEKLILAL from the coding sequence ATGAATCAGCTCGACGCCCTCAAACAGTTCACCACCGTGGTTGCCGATACCGGCGACTTCAAGCAGCTGGCGCAGTTCCGCCCGCAAGACGCCACCACCAACCCGTCGCTGATCTTGAAGGCCGTGCAAAAGCCCGAGTACGCCCCGCTGCTGCAAGACACCGTGGCGAAGTTCAAGGGCCGGCCGATGGACGAAATCATTGACCGCCTGCTGGTGCGTTTTGGCTGCGAAATCCTGGCCACGGTGCCCGGCCGTGTGTCGACCGAAGTGGATGCGCGCCTGAGCTTTGACGCCAGCGCCACCGTGACCCGTGCCGAGCGCATCATTGAGCTGTACCAGGCAGAAGGCATCCACATCGACCGCGTGCTCATCAAGATCGCCGCGACCTGGGAAGGCATCCAGGCGGCCGAGCAACTGGAGCGCAAGGGCATCCACACCAACCTCACGCTGCTGTTCTCGTTTGCCCAGGCCGTGGCTTGCGGCCAGGCCAAGGTGCAGCTGATCTCGCCCTTCGTGGGCCGCATTTACGACTGGTACAAAAAGCAGGCGGGGGCCAGCTGGGACGAAGCGGCGCGCGCCGGTGCCAACGACCCCGGCGTGCAGTCGGTCACGCAGATCTACAACCACTACAAGCGCTTTGGCATTGCCACCGAGGTGATGGGTGCGAGCTTCCGTAACGTGGGTCAGATCACGGCCCTGGCAGGCTGCGACCTGCTGACCATTGCGCCCGAGCTGCTGGCCCAGCTGGCCGCGAGCGATGCCCCGCTGCAGCGCGCCCTGAACGCCGACGAAGCCCGGGCGATGGACCTGCCTGCGGTGAACTACGACGAAGCCGGTTTCCGCTACGCGCTGAACGAAGACGCCATGGCCACCGAGAAGCTGGCCGAGGGCATTCGTGCGTTTGCGGTGGATGCGGTCAAGCTGGAAAAGCTGATCCTGGCGCTGTGA
- a CDS encoding MurR/RpiR family transcriptional regulator, with the protein MLERITASLSSLAPAEQRVAKLVLTDPRAFARLPVRELAERAHVSKPTVVRFCRSMGYDGLADFKLKLAGSVSEGVPFIHRSVDVDDKTGDVLVKVVDNAVAAFLQYRNAASTVALERAAEAIANTWKKGKRIEFYGVGNSGIVAQDAQHKFFRLGVTSIATSDGHMQVMSATLLGPGDCAVIISNSGRTRDLMDAADIARKNGATTIAITASGSPLASTCHIHLAADHPEGYDRYSPMVSRLMHLLIIDVLATCVALRIGGSLQPILQQMKENLRAKRYA; encoded by the coding sequence ATGCTCGAACGCATCACCGCATCCCTGAGTTCCCTGGCCCCTGCCGAGCAGAGAGTGGCCAAGCTGGTGCTGACCGACCCCCGTGCCTTTGCCCGCCTGCCCGTGCGCGAGCTGGCCGAACGCGCCCACGTGAGCAAGCCCACCGTGGTGCGCTTTTGCCGCAGCATGGGCTACGACGGGCTGGCGGACTTCAAGCTCAAGCTGGCAGGCAGCGTGAGCGAAGGTGTGCCCTTCATCCACCGCAGCGTGGACGTGGACGACAAGACGGGCGACGTGCTGGTGAAGGTGGTGGACAACGCCGTGGCCGCCTTCTTGCAATACCGCAATGCCGCCAGCACCGTGGCGCTGGAGCGCGCGGCCGAGGCCATTGCCAACACCTGGAAAAAAGGCAAGCGCATCGAGTTCTACGGCGTGGGCAACTCGGGCATCGTGGCGCAAGACGCGCAACACAAGTTCTTTCGCCTGGGCGTCACATCGATTGCCACCAGCGACGGCCACATGCAGGTGATGAGCGCCACGCTGCTGGGCCCGGGCGACTGCGCGGTGATCATCTCCAACTCGGGCCGCACCCGCGACCTGATGGACGCCGCCGACATCGCCCGCAAGAACGGCGCCACAACCATCGCCATCACCGCCAGCGGCTCGCCCCTGGCCAGCACCTGCCACATCCACCTGGCCGCCGACCACCCCGAGGGCTACGACCGCTACAGCCCCATGGTTTCGCGCCTGATGCACCTGCTCATCATCGACGTGCTGGCCACCTGCGTGGCACTGCGCATTGGTGGATCGTTGCAGCCCATCCTGCAACAGATGAAAGAAAACCTGCGGGCCAAGCGCTACGCCTGA
- the fabF gene encoding beta-ketoacyl-ACP synthase II: MANVDGKVQRVVITGMGLVSPLGCGVELAWRRLLQGVSGLRRLPDAVVDGMAAKVAGTVPTLAEDPEGGWDPDTAATPKDQRKMDRFIPFALGAAQQALAQAGWAPADARSQARTATVIASGIGGFGAIAEAVRTTDTRGPQRLSPFTVPSFLVNLAAGHVSIRHSLKGPMGAPVTACAASVQAIGDAARMIRCGEADVAVCGGTEAAIDRVSLGGFAAAKALSTGFAEHPEQASRPFDAARDGFVMGEGAGMLVLESLEHALARGATPLAEVVGYGTSADAYHITSGPEDGDGARRSMEVALAQAGLEASEVQHLNAHATSTYVGDRGELAAIRRVFGTDKSVAIASTKSATGHLLGAAGAVAAIFTTLALRDQVVPGTLNLQQPDDLAEGLDMVALHPRKMALQHAMLNGFGFGGVNATLVLKRWA, translated from the coding sequence ATGGCGAATGTGGATGGCAAAGTGCAACGCGTGGTGATCACCGGAATGGGGTTGGTATCGCCGCTGGGCTGCGGCGTGGAATTGGCCTGGCGGCGCCTGCTGCAGGGCGTATCGGGCCTGCGCCGCTTGCCGGATGCGGTGGTGGACGGCATGGCCGCCAAAGTGGCGGGCACCGTGCCCACGCTGGCCGAGGACCCCGAGGGTGGGTGGGACCCGGACACCGCAGCCACCCCCAAGGACCAGCGCAAGATGGACCGTTTCATTCCCTTTGCCCTGGGCGCTGCGCAGCAGGCCTTGGCCCAGGCGGGCTGGGCACCTGCGGATGCGCGGTCGCAGGCGCGCACCGCCACCGTGATTGCCTCGGGCATCGGCGGCTTTGGCGCCATTGCCGAGGCCGTGCGCACCACCGATACCCGTGGGCCGCAGCGCCTGTCGCCGTTCACCGTGCCGTCGTTTTTGGTCAACCTGGCGGCAGGCCATGTGTCCATCCGCCACAGCCTCAAGGGGCCGATGGGCGCGCCGGTGACGGCTTGCGCCGCCAGCGTGCAGGCCATTGGCGATGCGGCGCGGATGATCCGTTGCGGCGAGGCCGATGTGGCCGTGTGCGGCGGCACCGAGGCCGCCATCGACCGTGTGAGCCTGGGCGGCTTTGCCGCAGCCAAGGCCTTGTCCACAGGCTTCGCAGAACACCCCGAGCAGGCTTCGCGCCCCTTTGATGCCGCGCGCGATGGCTTTGTGATGGGGGAGGGCGCCGGCATGCTGGTGCTTGAATCGCTGGAGCATGCCCTGGCACGCGGTGCCACGCCCCTGGCGGAGGTGGTGGGCTACGGCACCTCCGCCGATGCGTACCACATCACCTCCGGCCCGGAAGATGGCGACGGCGCCCGCCGCAGCATGGAAGTTGCCCTGGCCCAGGCGGGCCTGGAGGCCAGCGAAGTGCAGCATCTGAACGCGCACGCCACCTCCACCTACGTGGGCGACCGGGGCGAGCTGGCCGCCATTCGGCGCGTGTTTGGCACGGACAAGTCGGTGGCCATCGCCTCCACCAAATCGGCCACCGGGCACTTGCTGGGCGCTGCAGGCGCTGTGGCCGCCATCTTCACCACCCTTGCCCTGCGCGACCAGGTGGTGCCGGGCACGCTGAACCTGCAGCAACCCGACGACCTGGCCGAGGGGCTGGACATGGTGGCCCTGCACCCCCGAAAAATGGCGCTGCAGCACGCCATGCTCAATGGCTTTGGGTTTGGCGGGGTGAATGCGACGCTGGTGCTCAAGCGTTGGGCCTGA
- a CDS encoding TetR/AcrR family transcriptional regulator, producing the protein MKVTKSQSAENRQGILDAAARLYRERGLTGVGVADITRDAGLTHGGLYRHFENKDALVREACARAFDWSIAPLDGMDDSDKEVPTKLAAKVASYLSPQHRDHPGEGCPAAALAVDAARAGSELSEVFAHGIERNIQRFARVIEGLEQGNPTPESRARATHMLATMVGGLVLARATVAANPALSDNILATLREHLTPPTEAPAPKTRKSRSGVATHGSARSKAKGK; encoded by the coding sequence ATGAAAGTCACGAAATCGCAGTCTGCAGAAAACCGCCAAGGCATCCTGGACGCCGCAGCCCGGCTGTACCGCGAGCGTGGCTTGACGGGCGTGGGGGTGGCCGACATCACCCGCGATGCCGGGCTGACCCACGGCGGCCTGTACCGCCACTTTGAGAACAAGGACGCCCTGGTGCGCGAAGCCTGCGCGCGCGCCTTCGACTGGTCCATCGCGCCCCTGGACGGCATGGACGACAGCGACAAGGAAGTGCCGACAAAGCTCGCCGCCAAGGTGGCCAGCTACCTGTCGCCCCAGCACCGCGACCACCCCGGCGAAGGCTGCCCCGCTGCCGCCCTGGCCGTGGACGCCGCACGCGCAGGCAGCGAGCTGTCGGAGGTGTTTGCCCATGGCATCGAGCGCAACATCCAACGCTTTGCCCGTGTGATTGAAGGCCTGGAGCAAGGCAACCCCACCCCCGAGAGCCGCGCACGCGCCACCCACATGCTGGCCACCATGGTCGGCGGCCTGGTACTGGCCCGCGCCACCGTGGCCGCCAACCCCGCGCTTTCCGACAACATCCTGGCCACCCTGCGCGAGCACCTGACTCCGCCCACCGAAGCCCCCGCACCCAAAACCCGAAAAAGCCGCAGTGGTGTGGCTACCCATGGCAGCGCCCGAAGCAAAGCCAAAGGGAAGTGA
- a CDS encoding DoxX family protein yields MNTQHIAMPPATPNTDDAGKLVLRVAIGLLVLLHGIFKITHGVGFIGGMLDKAGLPGFLAYGVYIGEVVAPLMMLLGVGARAGAAIVVANMLVALGLVHMGDLFVITKQGGWALELQGLYLFGALAVALLGAGRYSVMQPSRVN; encoded by the coding sequence ATGAACACCCAACACATCGCCATGCCACCCGCCACCCCGAACACCGACGACGCCGGCAAGCTCGTGCTGCGTGTCGCCATCGGCCTGCTCGTGCTGCTGCACGGCATCTTCAAAATCACGCACGGCGTGGGCTTCATCGGCGGCATGCTCGACAAAGCGGGCCTGCCCGGCTTCCTGGCCTATGGCGTGTACATCGGTGAAGTGGTGGCGCCCCTGATGATGCTGCTGGGCGTGGGCGCCCGCGCCGGGGCGGCCATTGTGGTGGCCAACATGCTGGTGGCCCTGGGCCTGGTGCACATGGGCGACCTGTTCGTCATCACCAAACAAGGCGGCTGGGCACTGGAGCTGCAGGGCCTGTACCTGTTCGGCGCACTGGCCGTGGCCCTGCTCGGCGCAGGCCGCTACAGCGTGATGCAACCCAGCCGCGTGAACTGA